The region GGGTGTGCCGCTTAACGAACTTTTGAGTTCGAAAGAGGCTATGCAGAACGATTTTGTACAGGCTGAGGAAGCCGTGGCTTGCAGTTTCATGGACAAAACCATCCATATCGGCGCCGAATCCCTGACCATAAACGACATCGTCGGTTTCAAGATTATAGCGCCTCAGGAAACCCTTGACCGCCTTCCGGACATGCTGGGGAACGAAGCAGGGGTGCATATCGCAGAAATTGAAAAGCACACCGGCAACTACAACGCCGTAAATCTGCTGCTGGATGTTGCCCTTCCTCCCGCGAACGTGCTGACCGCCAGGCTTGCCGAAATGGATTGGGACGTGGCCCGCAGGCGGGGCCTGGACCGAGACGAGATACGGCGCAATATAGCCGGTTACGTGGAACAAGGCGCGGATTCGGTACGCATCGAGCTCATTCTGACTACACCGGAAGAACTCATGGAGGCGGAGTTCGGCCGATCCATCCATGAACTGCGCGTACTGCGACTGCGGCAGAGGCAAAAATACCGGGGCCCCCTGGGGCAGAACGCGAGCTATCTGATCGAATACATGCTGGCCCTCGCGTCTTCGCCCACGGTCCACATTCCGGAGCTCCCCATCAAGATGTACGGCCGCTATCTGCCGGAAGAGATCTCCGCACTGAAACGCGGCCTGTACGGCAGTCCCATCGATGACGGTCTGCTCGGAGCGTTCTATCTGCACGAGGGCCAGGCCGAACAGATTCTTCCGGTGGACAGGCTGGCCGAAGAGAGCTGAATTGTCCCCCGCCCAGGCAGCTGCGCGAGCAGTTCTTTTTAAAGCGCTGCCAAGCTGCGGTTAGGACTTGGCCCCCTCCTGCGACAGGGCTTCAAAACCCGCGATGACGTCGAAAAGTTCCGCGTCGATCCCGGCCTGGCGCAGGCGGTGAAAAGCCCCGGACATATCGGCCAGCAGCTCCTCGATGTTCTTCTCCGCCCGCTGCATGGCCGCCAGGCGGCTCGCGTTCTCTCCGGCCAGGGATTCGGCGCAGGCCCGGAAAAGGGACACGAAAACATATTCACGCACCAGTGCGCGCAGAGTGCGCTCCGGATCGCCCGTGATCTCTGGCAGGCTTTTTGTGGGCCATGCCATACTGCCGTAGCGCTGCCGCCACCCCCTATCCAGAGGCAGCAGCTGCAGGTGACGGGGAACGCACTGGGTGCTGGCGTTTTGGCAGTTATGAAAAAGATGCACCTGCGCGTCATAGCCGAGCCTGGACTCGACTTCGGCCAGGATGCGCCCGATGAGCGGGGTGATGGCCTCCACCGTGTTCGGCGCCGGGAACAGCCCGGCGACATCCAGATCCGCCTCCTGCAGAAAACCCTGAACCCGCTCGCCCATAGCCCAGACAACGGGAGTCTGCGGCAGACCCGCCAGGAATTTTTGGGCCTGCTCCGCCACGGCCTCGTTGAACTGCCCCACCAGGCCCTGGTCCGAGCCGAGCACGATCACACCCATCGCCCCCCCGCCGCCGGCCATGCCTCCCGCATTGGCGGCAAACTGTCGCCCCGCTTCGCGCAGCGCCAGACCAAGCCCCAGATTCACGCTTTGGGCGTACTCCTCCAGGGCTTGGACCGCCTGCTCGTAGCGGACGATATTGGACGAGGCCATGGCCTTCATGGCCCGAACCACGGAATGCAGGTCGCCGGCACTGCGGATTTTACGGCGCAGGCCTACAGCGGTGTCGCTCATGACCGGGTCAGCCCCGCGTCGAGTAGTGCCTGCCGGGCCATGCGGACCAGGGCGGCCCGGTCATCGTCCGCCAGGCCTTCATGCTCCAGACGTTCCAGCATGGTCCCGGATACCGAAGCCACAGCCTGACGCACGGCCTGCTCGGCTTCGGCCATACGCTGCAGCGGGACAGCGCGGAACAGGCCCGAGGTCAGGGCCAGAAGCACGGCCAGTTGCTCCGGCATGGGCACAGGGGCGAATTCCGGTTGCCGCAAACAGGCCCGCAGGCGCCGTCCATGCTCCAGGGTTTCGAGGCTGGCGTCGTCGAGGCGCGCCCCGAAACGGGCAAAGCTCTCCAGCTCCTCGAACTGCGCGTAGGCCAGCTTCAGGTCCCCGGCCACCGCGCGGTAGGCTGCGCGCTGGGCTTTTCCGCCCACCCGCGAAACCGACGTACCGACATCCACGGCCGGCAGCACGCCAAGATGGAACAGCGTGGGCGAGAGGCTGATCTGCCCGTCGGTGATGGAGATGAGGTTTGTGGGAATGTAGGCGGCCATGTTCTGGGCCTCGGTCTCGATGACGGGCAGTGCGGTGAGGGAGCCGCCTCCACGTTCCGGACGCAGGTGTGTGGCCCGCTCCAGCAGCCGCGAATGGATGTAGAATATGTCGCCGGGAAAGGCCTCGCGCCC is a window of Desulfomicrobium macestii DNA encoding:
- a CDS encoding F0F1 ATP synthase subunit gamma; amino-acid sequence: MSDTAVGLRRKIRSAGDLHSVVRAMKAMASSNIVRYEQAVQALEEYAQSVNLGLGLALREAGRQFAANAGGMAGGGGAMGVIVLGSDQGLVGQFNEAVAEQAQKFLAGLPQTPVVWAMGERVQGFLQEADLDVAGLFPAPNTVEAITPLIGRILAEVESRLGYDAQVHLFHNCQNASTQCVPRHLQLLPLDRGWRQRYGSMAWPTKSLPEITGDPERTLRALVREYVFVSLFRACAESLAGENASRLAAMQRAEKNIEELLADMSGAFHRLRQAGIDAELFDVIAGFEALSQEGAKS